Below is a genomic region from Candidatus Methylacidiphilales bacterium.
CGAGTCCAAATCTGCCAGCACTTTTCCGGTTCCAGCCTCAAGCACCTGCCGATTCTTTCTCTCAGCGCCTTCCTTTTGAATTTCTCATCAATCCTTTTTTCTTCCTGTCCATTTTTTATTTTCAGCAGCCTCTGAATCTTTTTTAAAAAATCTTTCCCTCCCAGCGCCAAGCTTTCCCGAAGCTCGGTGAACGGATCGATTATTTCATTGAGTGGGACGGAGGGGTCAGGAGTCATGAGGCTGTTGAAAAACCATTACCGAGAGATCAATCCACAGATTACAAGGATTTCCACAGAGAGGCTGATCGGAAGTTTTTCCAAATCTGTGTAATCTGTGGATTATTTCAACAGCCTCTCATTTCTTGACAGATCCCTTTCCCAGCACGTTATGTCAATGTCAAGAAGCCCGCTCGCGACGCATGTCGGAGTTCACTCGCGATGGCTATCGGAGTTGAGCCCATTCATTCGGTGTCATTTTTGCTTGAGGCAACACGACACTAATCAAAAAAGCGGGGGAGTCCAGTAGTGCTTGTGCTTTTGCGGATTCGACGTAGATTTTTGGAACGCCAGGATTGGCGGAGTTGAAGGCTTGCGAACCCCGCCAGGGCCGAAAGGCAGCAACGGTACCATGACCTCGACGGCCGTCAGTCCTGGTCTTTTTTTAGCAGGGATCAGATTTCGGTGATGGAATTCACCACTTTCCCAACCAACCCATATTTTTTGCCTTCTTCGGCTGTCATCCAGTAATTCCGGTCCGTGTCCTTTTCGATTTTTTCAATCGGCTGCCCGGTTTGGCGTGAAAAAATCCGGTTCAGGCGTTCGCGCATTTTCAGGATTTCCTGGGCTTCGATGCTGATGTCGGTGGCCTGACCGCCGACGCCGCCGCTGGGTTGGTGGAGCATGAACCGCGTATTGGCCAGGCTGAAACGGTTTTCAACCGGCGGAGCACAGTAAATGAGGGCTCCTGCGCTGGCCACCCAGCCGGTGCCGATGATTTTGACCGGCGGCTTGACGAAGCGGATCATGTCGTAAATGGTGTCGCCTGCCTCCACATGGCCGCCTTGGGAATTGATGAAGATGCGGATCGGGTCATCGGATTCGGCGGAAAGCACAATCAGCTTCTCCGAAACCTCGCGGGCAACTTTTTGGGTGATTTCGCCGAAAAGCAGGATGGTTCGCGTTTTGAGCAGGCGATCCTCAAGTGGGCTTCGTTTGGGTTTCGATTCGGAAAGGGAATCTTCAGGCTTTGCGTGCATAGGCGATACAATTTAATCGTGCGGGAAAAGATGTCCATGCTTTCTGTAGATTATTAGCGGATTGATGCGCTTTGTGGAGATTCTGCAATCGGCATAAAATTTTTAAAAAAACATTGACACGGGAATGAACAATTAAGCGAAAGCGACTTTAATACTAAAGTTTACTAACACCATAATAACTTTTGTAACTCATTGATTGCAAACTACTAAAATGCCAATGAGGGGACTTATTTCCATGTTATTCACATGTTTGTAAGTCGTTGTGATTCCGATAAATTACAACTCTGTTACAGGCCTGTGGACTTTGTTGTTCGCAATGGAACTGAGGTTTCATTAAAAAAATCAGCTTTCAAGTTGACATGAAAGACCAAGAGGGGAAATAGCGGGCGAAAGGGGAGAATGTAGAAGTCAGAAGGCAGAAGCCGGACTTAAAACAGGAGGCGCAGGGCACAGTCGGAACATAGGTAATGCCGCCTGCCTATCTTCTTTTACTTACATCATTGCTTCCGTTGTGGTCTTTGCTATTTTGCCACGCTCAATGATACGGATTCGTGAATGGTTACAGGCCTTGATGCGGGGGGTGGCGCGTTTTACCTACCGGCATCCATGGTGGGTGATAGGGGGTTCCATGGCTGTCATGGCGGCCGGCATCTGGCTTTCGGCCACGCGGTTGGGCGTGTTGAACGACACCAACGCGCTGATCCGGCAGGATTCCCCGGTGCTGCGCTATTATCTGGATTATCTCAAGGAATTTAACACCAAGGACCCCACCCTGGTGGTTGTGGAGTCCGATTCCTTCGAGCAAAACCGCCTGGCGGTCGAAGCCCTGGCCGCGCGCATCCAAAAGATCGACCGCAACCAGGTGCGGGATGTGTATTACCGCAACGATCTGACAAAACTCAAACCGCATTTCATGCTGTTCCAGAAGAAGGAGGAATTGGAAACCATCCGCTCGCAAATCGAGACGCAGAGAGAATTGTTAGGCAGGCGCGGCGGCAACGTGGATTTGAACACGCTGCTGGACGGGGCGATCGAGCAGTTCAACCGGGTCGATAAGGCACGCGGCAAAAAGGGGACGCTGGATGATTTGGAGTCGTATGCCGACAAGATGGTCAAGAGTCTTGAGGCCCTGGCGCTGGAACTTTCCCGTCCGGTGGATGACAACAAGGGCCCGTCGGCTGGGAGCATGATGGACGATGAGATCACCGGTTTTCAAAGGCTGGTGGAGCAAAACGAATATCTGTCGTTCAGGGACGGCAAGATGCTGTTGATCACGATCACGCCGGGAGAAGGCGACGCGAACAGTTTTTCCCCGTACGAAAAATCGATTGCGCAGCTCAAGGACATTATTGCGCAAACGCGGAAGGAATTTCCTTCCGTCAAAATCGGGATGACCGGCGAGTTTGTCTTGATGGACGAGGAACTCCGTCAAAGCACGCATGACTCGATCGTTGCCGCGTTTGTGGCCGTTGTGCTGCTGGCCCTGCTTTTTTTCTTTTCTTATCATGAGCTGGTGAGGCCCGCGCTGGCCATTTACGCCTTGATCCACGCGATTTTTTGGTCGCTGGGTTTTACGGTGCTGGCGGTGGGGCATCTGAACATCATCTCCCAGGCGTTTGTGCTCATGCTGTTGGGGTTGGGCATTGATTTCAGCATCCAGGTCATCGGACGTTATGAAGAAGAACGGGCGAGCGGGCTGGAAGTTCTTCCCTCGCTTGAAAACACCCTGCAGTTCACCGGCGTGGCGATTTTGACCAGCGGTGGCACGACAGCAGCGGCATTCTACACGATGTGTTTCAACGACTTTATCGGGTTGGCGGAAATGGGGATCATTGCCGGCACGGGCATTCTGTGCTGTCTGTTTGCCAGTCTGGTGTTGTATCCGGCCTTGATTGCTGTGGCGGACAGACGCATGAAAAAGCCGTTTCATGCGCGCCCGCAATATGGCGAAAGAGGCCGGGCTGTGGACCAATTGCTGGTGAGCCGCCCGGTGCGGTCGCTGGTTCTGATCGGCGTGGGAACGGTGCTGTTGGCCTGGCTCGGATTTGGAGTCAAATTCGACTATAACCTGCTAAATCTTCAGAACCAAAAAATCGAACCCGTGCAATTGGCGCGGCATTTGGGGGAAAATCCGGAATTGCCGTTTATGTTCGGGGTGATTGTCGCCGGGAACATGGACGAGGCGGCCCGCATGACAACCCAGCTTGAGGCGTTGCCGACGGTTGCATCCGTGAGTTCGCCCACCAAGATACTGCCGGATAATCAGGAGGCCAAACTTAAGGTGATGGCGGATATCCGCAGGGAATTGAACCAGCTTACAATTTCGTCGGCCCCCTCGGCTTCGGTTGATCTGGTCAAGGCAAAGGCGGGGCTGGCCACGATTTTGCAGTATTCGCTGATGGGGCAAAAGGAGGCTGAAAAAATGCGGCAGGCCAAGGACAAACGCATTGGCCAAGCGTTGCGGATTTTCGACCGTTTGTTGCCGGCCCTCCAAAAGTCGGTCAACAGTCTGAACAGCTTGAGCGAGGATGAAGCCGTGCGGCGCCTGAACCGCTACCAGCTTGAATTGATCGGCAGCATGCAACGGCAGTTTGATTTTCTCCGCAGTTTCAATTTGGAGACACCCGTCACGCTGGACGATTTGCCTCCCCAGGCGCTGGCTCATTACATATCGCCCAACGGCAAAATTTTGCTGGAGATCAATCCGAAGGAGAATGTGATGGAGCAGGCGGCCAACGAGCGTTTCGTGGCTGATTTGCGGAAAGTCAGTCCGCAGGCCACCGGTACGCCGGTACAGAACTACACGTATATCACCGTGCTGAAAGACAGCTATGTAAACGCGGCCGTGCTGGCCCTGCTGGCGATTGTCGTCATGGTTTCGATCCATTTCCGCCATGCGGGCCGGGTGTTGCTCTCGCTCCTGCCGTTGGGGATCGGCATTATCTGGACGGCCGGAATCATGGGCCTGGCAGGCTTGCAATTTAATCCCGCCAATATTATCACGCTGCCGCTGGTCATCGGGATTGGAGTCGCCTACGGAGTCTATGTCGTGGACCGCCATGAGGAAGAGGGGCGCTGCAGCCTTTTTGGCTCCAGCACCGGCAAAGCCATTCTCCTGTCAGCCCTGGCGACCATGATTGGATTCGGCTCGATGATGATCGGCGATTACAAGGGGCTGGTCAGTCTGGGCCTGGTCATGTCGATTGGGATTTTTTGCGTCTTTTCAGCCAGTGTACTTGTGTTGCCGCAGATTTTGTTTTTGATGGATGAATGCAAAGCGCTCCGTCATCGGGATGAACAGCAAAAGAAATAGGATAAAATGGCCGGAGGAGGGGATGGATTCGTGAATGAAGAATCCCTGAGGCTCATGGTGCGCGGTTGGATCGCAGAGGCCGCCCGCCTGGTGGCGCGCAGCAATCTCAAATTCTTCCCGAACCGGTTCCGCTTCCAGAAATACGATGCCTTTGCCTTCCGCCAGGATCTGAAGGCGGGAATTAATGTCGCGCTGTTGACTTTTCCCCTCGGCATGGCTTATGCGATGATCGCGGGCCTACCGGTGCAATTCGGCATTTATGGCTCGGCGGTGGCCGCCATTGTGGGCCCGTTTTTTTTCAGCTCGAGATTTCTCATTTCCGGGCCGTCCAATGCCACTGCGGTTTTGGTGCTTAGCTCTTTCTTGCTGTTAAGGAGCCAATTTGAACTCTCGGAGGTCATGCCGCTTTTCCTGTTCATGGTGGGCGGATTTTTGGTTATTGGTGCGTTAGTCGGCGTGGCGGGCTTGGTGCAATATGTTTCGAGAACCGTGGTGACCGGGTATATTACTGCCGCATCGCTGCACATCATGGTCAATCAGTTGCAGAATGTGCTGGGCTACAAGGTGCTGGATGCGGCGACGATTTGGGACATCAGCCATCAAACGTTTCTTCATCTCCCTGAAACCAGTTGGCCGTCGTTGCTGCTGGGGGTGGCCACCGCGTGTTTCTGGCTATTGGTGCGAAAAAAATTCCCGGCTTTACCCAGTGTTCTGCTGGCAATTGTCGGGATGTCCGTGGTGGGTTTTGTCATGGACCACTTTGGGCTGAAGCTGGCGCATATCCAGGAGATGCCTTTTGGCAAATGGCCGTTGACCTTGCCGCATTTGAATTTTACCGCGATCAGCAGCTTGGCGAGTGCTGCGGTGGCCGTCGCTTTTCTTTCGGTTCTGGAGGCGACGTCGATCAGCAAATCCCTTGCAAACCGTTCTGGAGACCGGGTGGACAGCAACCAGGAGATGCTGGGTCTGGGTGTGGCGAATCTGGCCTGCGGGCTGTTCGGCGGGATGCCTGCCTCGGGCTCGCTGACTCGTTCGGTGTTGAATTGGAGCAGCGGGGCGGTGACGCCGTTGGCCGGCATTTTGAGCGGCGTCTTTTGCGCGATGGCCGCGCTTCTGCTCGGGCCGCTGGTCGGGGCCATTCCTCAAACGGTTTTGGCGGCGGTTGTGATTTGCGTCAGCTTTTCATTGATTGCTCCGGACCAGATCCGGATTGCCCTTAAATCGACCAAATCGGACCGGGCTGTTTTTATATCAACCTTTGTGGCCGGCATTCTGTTCAAGCTGGATTTTTCGATTTATCTGGGGACTTTTGTTTCAATCATTCTTTTCCTGAAAAAGGCCAGCCGTCCGGAACTGGTCGAGTACAGTTTCAATGAGGAAGGCCACTTGTATGAGATCCAGGACAAGCTGACCCGCCCGAACCCGCAGATTTCCATTGTGCATGTGGAGGGGGAATTGTTTTTCGGAGCGGCGGAGCTGTTCCGCGACCAGGTTCGCCGGGTATGCGATGACCCGAATCTTCAGGTCATCATCCTCCGCCTCCGGAATGCCTATCATCTTGATGCCACCAGCGTCATGGCGCTGATGGAGCTGATCCGCTATCTGCGGGAAAGCGGACGCCATTTGATCATCAGCGGAGCCCGCAAGGATGTGTACCGCGTGTGCCGCGATTCGGGGCTGCTGGATGTGCTTGGGCGCGACAACATTTTTTTGGCTTCGCCGCAAAACCCGAACCTGGCCACGCGCAACGCCCTCAAGCGCGCGAAGGAATTGATCGGGAAGGGGCCGGCTGACATCCGGATTTTTTACGATCCGGCCCGCGGGCCGAAGGCGTAAAACAGCACTCACCGCAGAGGCGCAGAGAACGCGGAGGAACACGGGTAGAATCACGAAGGTGCCAAGAGACGGGAAAAGCCAAGAACAAATCTTTTGCCACAAAAGAACGCAAAGAGCACATCAAGGATGCTCAAAAACAGTATAATATTTTTAATGCGTCCGCATTAAAAATGGGTCTGCTTTTCCGCCGCTGAAACCGTGTTGGCCATGAGCATGGCGATGGTCATCGGACCGACTCCGCCGGGGTTGGGCGTGACATGCGAGGCGACTTCGCAGATTTCCCGAAATGCGATGTCCCCGATGAGCCTGCTTCCTTTTGGCGAGCTCGGGTCATCGACGCGGTTGACGCCGACGTCGATGACAATGCTTCCGGGTTTGACCATGGAGGCCTTCAGAAATTCCGCCACTCCCATCGCGGCGACCACAATATCGGCATGGCGGGTGATTTCGCCGATGTTGGGCGTGGCCGAGTGCGCCAGGGTGACGGTGGCGTTGGCGCGGCTGTCTTTTTGGCAGAGAATTGCCGCCAGCGGTTTGCCAACGATGTTGCCCCGGCCCAGGATGGCCACTTTTTTTCCGGCAGGCGAAAGATCGCTGCGGATGAGCAATTCCTGGATGCCCGCCGGAGTGCAGGGGCGGAATCCGGTCGGATCGCCGAGCAGGAGTTTGCCCATATTGACCGGGTTAAAGCCGTCCACATCCTTGTCGGGCAGAACGGCGCTGAAAACGAGCGTTTGGGAAATCTGCCGGGGCAGGGGCGCCTGGATCAGGATGCCATGCACGTTGTGGTCGCGATTCAATTCCTCGATGAATTTGAGCAGTTCCGCCTCCGGGAGGTCCTGGGGAAAGACATGGGTTTTACTTTTGATTCCGAGCGTCCCGGCTTTTTTATCCTTCATTCCGACATAGGCCTGTGAAGCGGGGTCTTCGCCGACCCGGATGAATGCGATGCAGGGTTCGATGCCGCGTGATTTGAGGCGTTGGACCGCCATCGCGGTTTCGAGGTGGATTTGTTCGGCAATTTTTTTGCCATCAATGAGCTGGGCTGTCATGGGAAGTCATTATAGGCAATGAATGGCGGCTGAAAAGAGAAAGGCTCTAAATAAAAATCAGAATGATGGCTGAAAGAATCAGCGCGGACCCGGCCACGCGGAAGAGCAGGATGCGGAGGCTGGTTTTGGATTCGTCATTCTTGAAATGGTGCCCGATCCACCAGACCAAGGCGATGCTCCAGAGGCCGCGGCTGCCATAGACGATGTTGGAGCCTGCGGCATCCCCGTAATAGCCGATGGCGATGGCCATGCCCACGGATTGAAGGGCCAGAAGAATGATTGCCAGGAGGAGGACTTTGCCTGATTTTTCCGGCAGATGGATGAGCGGCTTCCTAAAAAAGGGGAGCAGAGCGAACGACAGCAAAAATGTGACCAGGAACGAAGCGGGCAGCATACGGAAGAATCCGATCAATGGGCACCAGTATTTGGTTATAATATCCACCAGGGCAAAACAGCAGGAGGTGGCGATGGACAACAGTACCGTACGCAAGATCCGGCCGCGGTGCGCCTGATGATTGCCTTGTTGCAGCAGGGCAATGCCCGCCGTTGTGAGAATGGCGGCCACCCAGACGGACGCGCGGAGTTTTTCGTGGAGGAGTACCACCAGAAAGACCGCCACCAGCACCACTTTGCTTCCAAGAATCGGCGTAACGATGGACACATCGCCACGGGTGAGTGAAAGAAAGGTAAGTACCTGGCCGATGAAAAACAAAAAACCAAACAGCACAGGCGGCCACCAGGGGGTGAAGGTCAGGGGGCCGTGCCCGAAAAATACAAAGGGGCCGAAAAGCACGGCCATCATCGCGTTGGACAGGAAGGTCATGCGCCACGGCCCTATGCCGAGTTCGATGCTGCGTTTGATGGCAAGGGCGGACAGCGCGTACAGGAATGCCGAAACCAGCGGGTAGATCAGGTGAAATTGATTTATAATGCAGGGGAATGTATGTGTGGTTTTGCGAAATGCAACCGGTTATCCGCTCACACAGCCAAAAGTCTGCGTCGGCGAATCCGCGGCCTGGGCGGGATTGCCTTTGAAAGATCGGTCAAGGTGATGGCGCCGTTCCAACCCCGGGCGATATGGATGGCCCCGAGTTGAAATCCCGACTGGGGAAAAGTTTCCGGCATTTCAACAAGGCAGATTTCCTTCAAACCGAACCCATGCGACTGGATGTCGCGGATGCGGGCCTTGGTCCAGACATGATTGACCGTCATGAGGAAGACCACATGGTCGGCCAGTTCCATGGCGTGGTTGAGAAAAGGCCGGATTTGGCTCCAGGGCGGGTTGGTTATGATCCAATCAAACTGATTGTTGCAGGCGAGAAAGTCGCGTCCGCGGCTGATTTCGCACCATTCGGCGGCAGGCATGAACTGAAGAAAATGGCCGTCGCCGCAGCAGGGTTCGAGGATGCGACCGCTGGGTTTAAAATGGTGGACGAGGCGGCCGGCCATTTCGAGGGGAGTTTGGACGACGTCGTCGCTGGTGTAATTTCGGTTGGGCTGAAGTCGCATTGCGAGAACGTAGCAACTTTTTAAGTATTTATCTATAAAAAAGTAAAAACTATCGTAACTTAGCCACGGCACATGGAGCATGTAGGATTTTAACGCCAAGAAGCAAACTCCGACAGCCGTTGCGAGTGGAGAAACGCGAAATGGAATGAAAAGTAATTTACAACGAGATCGCGGAGAGAACAGAGAAGGGAAGTTTACGGTGCAGGATCATTTCCTATTTCAAACCTCTGACTTCCCTGGCTCAGTGGTCTGTGTAAAAAAACTTCCGTTCCTTTTTGCGCTATTGGCTTTCTTTTGTTAAGTTCCCGCCATGAAAAGGCTCCTTTTTCTTACTTTTTTGCCTGTGTGTCTGAGTGTCTTCTTCCTTCAAGGCTGTGGAAGGACTTTTCAAATCGAAATTCCGAAGTCGCAGGTTGAAAAGCAGGTGAAATCGCGTTTTCCCGTGACCCGCTCCGGCATTTTTTCGATCACGCTTCAGAATCCCGATTTGTTATTTGAGGGCTCCAGAGACCGGATCAATGTGGATACCGATGTCACGGTGCGCACCATGGGAATGTTTCCAGCCCCCGGTCATGTCAACGTGGATGGCAAATTGGAGTATCATCCGGAAGATGCCACCATTCGCCTCGGCGACATAAAAGTCCGCAAGGTGAACATCAAGGGCCTGCCGTCGGGCAAACATGAGGAGGTAATTGGTATGATTGGCAACCTCATTACGCCTGTTTTGAAATCGATCAATCTGTATCAACTCAACAAGTCCAACCGTTTGGAAAGCCTGGCCAGCGCTCATCTCAAAGGCTTTCATGTGAAAGACAACAGCCTGGTTGTCATTATTGGATACTGATGTGGGTGTTCTTGTCACGAGCCCAACAGGCACCGCTTTGCGCACGGTCAGGCCTGTCAGGCCAAGTTCCTTATCGCATTTTTTATCTGCTAATGTTTAAAAAGTTACTTGACGCTTAAATGGGTGTTCGTGTTATTTATACTGTATGGCCTTAACACCTCAGCCGCCTCAGAATCCAAACTTGCCGCCTGGCGCCAGGCTTCCGATTGCGCCTCCTTCAAGGACGACGTCGCCACAGAAGCCGGTTCTCCCTCAGGGAATGCAAATCCCCAGTAAAACGATTAACCTGGCGGCCGGCGGTGTTACTCCGAGCCTGAAGGTCACGCAGAAAAAACTTAAAAAAGAAACCATGCGGATTAATCTTCCTCCCAAACCGGGTGGGGGTCCGCAATCGGTTAGTGCCATTCCTGGGATTCCTTCTGGCGCCCAACCCGTTAAACCTCCGACCAATAAAATGATGCTGTCGGT
It encodes:
- a CDS encoding ATP-dependent Clp protease proteolytic subunit, translating into MHAKPEDSLSESKPKRSPLEDRLLKTRTILLFGEITQKVAREVSEKLIVLSAESDDPIRIFINSQGGHVEAGDTIYDMIRFVKPPVKIIGTGWVASAGALIYCAPPVENRFSLANTRFMLHQPSGGVGGQATDISIEAQEILKMRERLNRIFSRQTGQPIEKIEKDTDRNYWMTAEEGKKYGLVGKVVNSITEI
- a CDS encoding MMPL family transporter — encoded protein: MIRIREWLQALMRGVARFTYRHPWWVIGGSMAVMAAGIWLSATRLGVLNDTNALIRQDSPVLRYYLDYLKEFNTKDPTLVVVESDSFEQNRLAVEALAARIQKIDRNQVRDVYYRNDLTKLKPHFMLFQKKEELETIRSQIETQRELLGRRGGNVDLNTLLDGAIEQFNRVDKARGKKGTLDDLESYADKMVKSLEALALELSRPVDDNKGPSAGSMMDDEITGFQRLVEQNEYLSFRDGKMLLITITPGEGDANSFSPYEKSIAQLKDIIAQTRKEFPSVKIGMTGEFVLMDEELRQSTHDSIVAAFVAVVLLALLFFFSYHELVRPALAIYALIHAIFWSLGFTVLAVGHLNIISQAFVLMLLGLGIDFSIQVIGRYEEERASGLEVLPSLENTLQFTGVAILTSGGTTAAAFYTMCFNDFIGLAEMGIIAGTGILCCLFASLVLYPALIAVADRRMKKPFHARPQYGERGRAVDQLLVSRPVRSLVLIGVGTVLLAWLGFGVKFDYNLLNLQNQKIEPVQLARHLGENPELPFMFGVIVAGNMDEAARMTTQLEALPTVASVSSPTKILPDNQEAKLKVMADIRRELNQLTISSAPSASVDLVKAKAGLATILQYSLMGQKEAEKMRQAKDKRIGQALRIFDRLLPALQKSVNSLNSLSEDEAVRRLNRYQLELIGSMQRQFDFLRSFNLETPVTLDDLPPQALAHYISPNGKILLEINPKENVMEQAANERFVADLRKVSPQATGTPVQNYTYITVLKDSYVNAAVLALLAIVVMVSIHFRHAGRVLLSLLPLGIGIIWTAGIMGLAGLQFNPANIITLPLVIGIGVAYGVYVVDRHEEEGRCSLFGSSTGKAILLSALATMIGFGSMMIGDYKGLVSLGLVMSIGIFCVFSASVLVLPQILFLMDECKALRHRDEQQKK
- a CDS encoding SulP family inorganic anion transporter, encoding MAGGGDGFVNEESLRLMVRGWIAEAARLVARSNLKFFPNRFRFQKYDAFAFRQDLKAGINVALLTFPLGMAYAMIAGLPVQFGIYGSAVAAIVGPFFFSSRFLISGPSNATAVLVLSSFLLLRSQFELSEVMPLFLFMVGGFLVIGALVGVAGLVQYVSRTVVTGYITAASLHIMVNQLQNVLGYKVLDAATIWDISHQTFLHLPETSWPSLLLGVATACFWLLVRKKFPALPSVLLAIVGMSVVGFVMDHFGLKLAHIQEMPFGKWPLTLPHLNFTAISSLASAAVAVAFLSVLEATSISKSLANRSGDRVDSNQEMLGLGVANLACGLFGGMPASGSLTRSVLNWSSGAVTPLAGILSGVFCAMAALLLGPLVGAIPQTVLAAVVICVSFSLIAPDQIRIALKSTKSDRAVFISTFVAGILFKLDFSIYLGTFVSIILFLKKASRPELVEYSFNEEGHLYEIQDKLTRPNPQISIVHVEGELFFGAAELFRDQVRRVCDDPNLQVIILRLRNAYHLDATSVMALMELIRYLRESGRHLIISGARKDVYRVCRDSGLLDVLGRDNIFLASPQNPNLATRNALKRAKELIGKGPADIRIFYDPARGPKA
- a CDS encoding tetrahydrofolate dehydrogenase/cyclohydrolase catalytic domain-containing protein, translating into MTAQLIDGKKIAEQIHLETAMAVQRLKSRGIEPCIAFIRVGEDPASQAYVGMKDKKAGTLGIKSKTHVFPQDLPEAELLKFIEELNRDHNVHGILIQAPLPRQISQTLVFSAVLPDKDVDGFNPVNMGKLLLGDPTGFRPCTPAGIQELLIRSDLSPAGKKVAILGRGNIVGKPLAAILCQKDSRANATVTLAHSATPNIGEITRHADIVVAAMGVAEFLKASMVKPGSIVIDVGVNRVDDPSSPKGSRLIGDIAFREICEVASHVTPNPGGVGPMTIAMLMANTVSAAEKQTHF
- a CDS encoding EamA family transporter — encoded protein: MVSAFLYALSALAIKRSIELGIGPWRMTFLSNAMMAVLFGPFVFFGHGPLTFTPWWPPVLFGFLFFIGQVLTFLSLTRGDVSIVTPILGSKVVLVAVFLVVLLHEKLRASVWVAAILTTAGIALLQQGNHQAHRGRILRTVLLSIATSCCFALVDIITKYWCPLIGFFRMLPASFLVTFLLSFALLPFFRKPLIHLPEKSGKVLLLAIILLALQSVGMAIAIGYYGDAAGSNIVYGSRGLWSIALVWWIGHHFKNDESKTSLRILLFRVAGSALILSAIILIFI
- a CDS encoding DUF1439 domain-containing protein — translated: MKRLLFLTFLPVCLSVFFLQGCGRTFQIEIPKSQVEKQVKSRFPVTRSGIFSITLQNPDLLFEGSRDRINVDTDVTVRTMGMFPAPGHVNVDGKLEYHPEDATIRLGDIKVRKVNIKGLPSGKHEEVIGMIGNLITPVLKSINLYQLNKSNRLESLASAHLKGFHVKDNSLVVIIGY